One region of Marispirochaeta aestuarii genomic DNA includes:
- a CDS encoding FIST signal transduction protein, which produces MAVLSAATADFDISHVLDSIYQPDTRIVLYFFSVDYRDRNIQTSVKDRFPEAVCLGASMIGGWGPQGPMERGFTALSLSGQEVDFAVSSFREQVKGDPRKAAQEIVEDISRQLPADDVNPAEYVGIVLVDGLALGELVMKEFSTARKFSFPLVGGAAADELTFTETLVAHDSRISGDAVCVAVMKMKVPFFYDHFVHYLPTDKEFLITQADPEKRVVWEIDHEPAADYYARMLGLSGPEAIEHMHFSRNPLGVVIGDTVYTRSPNAVIDGKGLQFYCFIEAGTKMRLLRQGDILANARAALQSARDQVSPLGGVILFNCVLRYLEMREDEKLDDFHQVFSSIPYIGFNTYGEELFTHHNQTLTALFIGE; this is translated from the coding sequence ATGGCAGTACTAAGCGCGGCTACGGCCGATTTCGACATATCCCATGTACTGGATTCAATTTATCAGCCGGATACAAGGATTGTATTGTATTTCTTTTCCGTCGACTACAGGGACCGGAATATTCAGACAAGCGTCAAAGACCGCTTCCCCGAAGCCGTATGCCTGGGTGCATCAATGATCGGCGGCTGGGGACCACAGGGACCCATGGAACGGGGATTTACGGCGCTGTCGCTGTCGGGACAGGAGGTCGATTTTGCAGTTTCCTCGTTCAGAGAACAGGTAAAAGGCGATCCTCGGAAGGCTGCACAGGAAATCGTCGAAGATATTTCCCGGCAGCTGCCTGCGGACGACGTGAACCCGGCAGAATATGTCGGAATCGTTCTCGTCGACGGTCTTGCCCTGGGAGAACTCGTTATGAAGGAGTTTTCAACTGCCAGGAAGTTCTCCTTTCCCCTGGTTGGAGGAGCCGCCGCGGACGAACTGACCTTTACGGAGACCCTTGTCGCCCATGACTCCCGGATATCCGGTGATGCTGTGTGCGTCGCGGTCATGAAAATGAAGGTCCCCTTTTTCTACGACCACTTTGTTCATTATCTTCCAACGGACAAGGAGTTTCTCATTACCCAGGCAGATCCGGAGAAACGGGTGGTATGGGAGATAGACCATGAACCTGCTGCAGATTATTATGCCAGGATGCTGGGGCTTTCAGGACCGGAAGCAATTGAACACATGCATTTTTCACGAAATCCCCTGGGGGTTGTAATCGGCGATACGGTATACACCCGCAGCCCGAACGCTGTCATAGACGGAAAGGGGCTTCAGTTCTATTGCTTCATCGAGGCGGGGACAAAAATGCGCCTCCTCAGACAGGGAGACATTCTGGCTAATGCCAGAGCTGCGCTGCAGAGCGCAAGGGACCAGGTAAGTCCCCTCGGGGGAGTGATTCTCTTTAACTGCGTTCTCCGCTATCTGGAAATGAGGGAAGACGAAAAACTGGATGATTTTCACCAGGTATTCTCCTCAATTCCCTACATCGGTTTCAACACCTACGGAGAAGAACTATTTACTCACCATAACCAGACGCTTACCGCACTGTTCATCGGAGAATAA
- a CDS encoding PGPGW domain-containing protein, whose protein sequence is MSDFSAAAREFFSRYGEFAALLGGLSLVLFFLTLVAIPLIIVSIPADYFIRDPGSLSDRRHPVLRAAVFVIKNSLGAVFLLAGFVMLFIPGQGLLTFMIGLMLMNFPGKRMLELKLIRKPRIREAVNWIRVKAKRSSLELPE, encoded by the coding sequence TTGAGTGATTTTTCTGCTGCTGCAAGGGAGTTTTTTTCAAGATACGGAGAATTCGCCGCCTTGCTTGGGGGGCTTTCCCTTGTCCTGTTTTTCTTAACCCTGGTTGCCATACCCCTCATAATAGTATCCATTCCGGCTGACTACTTTATCCGGGACCCCGGAAGCCTGTCAGATAGACGGCATCCCGTATTGCGGGCAGCGGTTTTCGTCATAAAGAATTCCCTGGGTGCTGTTTTTCTTCTTGCCGGATTCGTCATGCTGTTTATACCGGGGCAGGGGCTTCTGACATTCATGATTGGCCTGATGCTGATGAATTTCCCCGGAAAAAGAATGCTTGAACTGAAGCTTATTCGGAAGCCCCGGATCAGGGAGGCCGTGAACTGGATTCGGGTAAAGGCGAAACGGTCGTCCCTGGAGCTTCCCGAATAG
- a CDS encoding methyl-accepting chemotaxis protein: MEHTETRIQTSKGKKLLHYFASKINAVVFEIISRSQLLNITVRYLHEHFSKITHAVEKVRTSFQTRMNSFLETFLVSRDYINEVESHFSSIDQSFGHSYKLGQILQSKAEEAQNKLKEVEDLSEITNILAMNASIQAARVGKEGAGFSVVAKEIRRHGVQSREIVNQASGQLHEMIDLIFQLVNILHSISNEVSSSRETVKKLLERTQESKNNADAVQEDVQSILDVFQEYDALKENLNRMIEQSAISNSEIEDMLLSFQSDLAGARRSLK; the protein is encoded by the coding sequence ATGGAACATACCGAAACACGAATTCAGACGTCAAAGGGGAAAAAACTGCTCCATTATTTCGCCAGTAAAATCAATGCCGTGGTTTTCGAAATAATTTCCCGCAGTCAGCTTCTGAATATTACCGTCCGCTACCTCCATGAGCACTTTTCAAAAATAACCCATGCGGTGGAAAAGGTACGTACAAGTTTCCAGACCCGAATGAACAGCTTCCTGGAAACCTTTCTCGTATCCCGGGACTATATTAATGAGGTGGAGAGCCACTTCTCGAGCATCGACCAGTCCTTCGGCCACTCCTACAAACTGGGACAGATCCTTCAAAGCAAGGCGGAGGAGGCACAGAACAAACTGAAGGAAGTGGAAGATCTTTCGGAGATAACCAACATCCTGGCCATGAACGCCTCGATTCAGGCTGCCCGGGTAGGAAAAGAGGGAGCGGGTTTTTCAGTTGTAGCAAAAGAGATTCGCCGGCACGGTGTGCAGTCGAGGGAAATCGTAAACCAGGCATCAGGGCAACTGCACGAAATGATCGACCTTATCTTTCAGCTGGTAAATATTCTGCACTCCATCAGTAATGAAGTCTCCTCCAGCAGAGAAACCGTAAAAAAACTGCTGGAAAGAACCCAGGAAAGCAAGAACAACGCCGACGCCGTCCAGGAAGACGTTCAGTCCATACTCGATGTATTCCAGGAATACGATGCCCTGAAAGAGAACCTTAATCGAATGATAGAGCAGTCGGCCATATCGAACAGTGAAATCGAGGATATGCTCCTCTCCTTTCAGTCCGACCTGGCAGGGGCCAGGCGGAGTCTGAAGTAA
- a CDS encoding FliG C-terminal domain-containing protein, producing MALPRIEIQNRLLKVSDRELALAMLNLDENERSGIYAAVSPEKIRRLREELSMLRRLRLHREDYLTALARVISVLEGRPYTEVLRSYIRPRGRRPG from the coding sequence ATGGCTCTTCCCCGAATCGAAATCCAGAACCGCCTGTTAAAAGTCAGCGACAGGGAGCTTGCCCTGGCAATGCTGAATCTCGATGAAAATGAACGGTCAGGAATCTATGCGGCGGTGTCCCCCGAGAAAATCCGTAGGCTGCGGGAGGAACTGTCCATGCTGCGGCGGCTGAGGCTTCACAGAGAGGATTATCTCACGGCTCTCGCCAGGGTTATAAGCGTACTGGAAGGGCGGCCGTACACCGAGGTACTGCGCTCCTATATTCGTCCCAGGGGCCGAAGGCCGGGATAG